One window from the genome of Comamonas sp. lk encodes:
- a CDS encoding tripartite tricarboxylate transporter substrate binding protein yields the protein MNSSTSSRFSRRGLLLCAAALACPLAAPLAHAQNAYPAKPVTLLVPYPAGGANDAVARLIGLKMGEDLKQPVVIDNRPGAGTTIGTATAAKAQADGYTLVLGSLASHAVSPHLYARPGYDAVADFAPIGMIGVVPMILVVAQDSPYTNLKSLVEAARKQPGQLNYGSSGNGSPLHLAAELFKQRAQLQINHVPYKGGNAHTMDLMGGRLDMILDTLTSASPLLKSGKVRALAVASASRLPELQNVPTFAEAGYPGFEVNAWYALYAPAKTSKEVLTRLNTSLTQVLKLPEVQEKFALLGVRTRPGSPQELASFTTDEWSRYGKVIQSAGIRID from the coding sequence ATGAATTCTTCCACCTCTTCCCGCTTCAGCCGCCGTGGCCTGCTACTGTGCGCCGCAGCCCTGGCTTGCCCGCTGGCTGCGCCGCTGGCCCATGCCCAAAACGCCTACCCCGCCAAGCCGGTCACCCTACTCGTTCCCTACCCCGCCGGAGGCGCCAACGATGCGGTAGCGCGCCTCATCGGCCTGAAGATGGGCGAGGACCTCAAACAACCCGTGGTCATAGACAATCGGCCCGGCGCGGGCACGACCATCGGCACCGCGACAGCCGCCAAGGCGCAGGCCGACGGCTATACCCTGGTGCTGGGCTCGCTGGCCAGCCATGCCGTCAGCCCCCACCTGTACGCCCGCCCCGGCTACGACGCGGTGGCCGACTTCGCGCCCATAGGCATGATCGGCGTGGTGCCCATGATCCTGGTCGTGGCCCAGGACTCGCCCTACACCAACCTCAAGTCCCTGGTGGAAGCGGCACGCAAGCAGCCGGGCCAGCTCAACTACGGTTCCTCCGGCAACGGATCGCCCCTGCACCTGGCCGCCGAGCTGTTCAAGCAGCGCGCCCAGCTGCAGATCAACCATGTGCCCTACAAAGGCGGCAACGCCCACACCATGGACCTGATGGGCGGGCGCCTGGACATGATCCTGGACACTTTGACCAGCGCCTCGCCGCTGCTCAAGAGCGGCAAGGTGCGCGCCCTGGCCGTAGCCTCGGCATCGCGACTGCCCGAACTCCAGAATGTGCCCACCTTCGCCGAGGCCGGCTACCCGGGCTTCGAGGTCAACGCCTGGTATGCGCTGTACGCCCCGGCCAAGACCAGCAAGGAAGTGCTGACGCGCCTGAACACCTCGCTCACCCAGGTGCTCAAGCTGCCCGAGGTGCAAGAAAAGTTCGCCTTGCTCGGCGTGCGCACCCGGCCCGGCTCGCCCCAGGAGCTGGCCAGCTTCACCACCGACGAATGGAGCCGCTACGGCAAGGTGATCCAATCGGCAGGCATTCGCATCGACTGA
- the hpaI gene encoding 4-hydroxy-2-oxoheptanedioate aldolase produces the protein MPANNPFKAALAVQQPQVGLWLSMADPYMAEVSASTGFDWLLIDGEHAPNDFRSTLAALQAVAAHKTQPVVRVLHGDTALIKQLLDIGAKTLLVPMVDTAEQAQRLVSATRYPPLGIRGVGSAVGRASQWSARSDYLDVADEEVCLLVQVETVAALANLEAICAVDGVDGVFIGPADLAASMGYRGRPGHPEVQAAIEAAMRTIKASGKAAGTLTSDPTLARRYLELGCTFVAVGVDLLLYANAARRLAADFLGKPAAPAISAEARGAY, from the coding sequence ATGCCCGCAAACAACCCCTTCAAGGCCGCACTGGCCGTTCAGCAGCCTCAGGTCGGCCTCTGGCTTTCCATGGCAGATCCCTACATGGCCGAAGTCAGCGCCAGCACGGGTTTCGACTGGTTGCTGATTGACGGCGAACACGCACCCAATGACTTTCGCTCCACCCTGGCCGCACTGCAGGCCGTGGCGGCTCACAAGACACAGCCTGTGGTACGCGTGCTCCACGGCGACACGGCACTGATCAAGCAGTTGCTGGACATAGGCGCCAAGACCTTGCTGGTGCCCATGGTCGATACCGCAGAGCAGGCCCAGCGCCTGGTGTCGGCCACACGCTATCCGCCGCTGGGCATTCGCGGCGTGGGCAGCGCGGTTGGTCGCGCCTCGCAATGGAGCGCACGCAGCGACTATCTCGATGTCGCCGACGAGGAAGTCTGCCTGCTGGTACAGGTAGAGACGGTAGCGGCGCTGGCCAATCTGGAAGCGATCTGCGCGGTGGACGGCGTGGACGGCGTCTTCATTGGCCCGGCCGACCTAGCCGCGTCCATGGGCTATCGCGGACGCCCCGGTCACCCCGAGGTGCAGGCCGCCATCGAAGCGGCGATGCGCACCATCAAGGCCTCAGGCAAGGCGGCCGGCACGCTCACCTCGGACCCCACGCTGGCCAGACGCTACCTTGAACTCGGCTGCACCTTTGTCGCGGTCGGCGTCGACTTGCTGCTCTACGCCAATGCCGCCCGCCGACTGGCTGCCGATTTTCTGGGCAAGCCGGCCGCCCCGGCCATTTCCGCCGAAGCGCGCGGAGCCTACTGA
- a CDS encoding hydroxyacid dehydrogenase yields MSPHFHVLVTASHWAEPAQRIIQQAGGQLHFLPGSLSEDALAARLAETGAQAIVLRGSAPITDRVLTASPALRIVAKNGAGVDSVDLEAARAHGIAVAVAPGANAGAVAEHALALMLALTRQLPQLDRMVRAGEWAGSTWQGRDFRGATVGIVGYGSIGRATAQLASALGARVLVLRPQGQADGFATEAELHRLLPQLDILSLHCPLTERSRGLIGARELALLPRGSLLINTARGPVVDEAALIDALRSGQLGGAGLDTFDTEPLPATHPLATLAQVLLTPHVAGVTRDAGLQVATMTAQNIVDHLTHTALPALHRVA; encoded by the coding sequence ATGTCCCCACACTTCCACGTTCTAGTCACCGCGTCGCACTGGGCCGAGCCTGCGCAGCGCATCATCCAGCAGGCCGGCGGCCAACTGCATTTTCTGCCCGGCAGCCTCAGCGAAGACGCACTGGCCGCGCGCCTGGCCGAGACCGGCGCGCAGGCCATCGTGCTGCGCGGCTCTGCCCCCATCACCGACCGTGTGCTGACAGCGTCGCCGGCGCTGCGCATCGTGGCCAAGAACGGCGCCGGCGTGGACAGCGTGGACCTGGAAGCGGCGCGCGCACACGGCATTGCCGTGGCCGTGGCACCCGGTGCCAATGCCGGCGCAGTGGCCGAGCATGCCCTGGCCCTGATGCTGGCGCTCACGCGCCAGCTGCCGCAGCTGGACCGCATGGTGCGCGCCGGCGAATGGGCCGGCAGCACCTGGCAGGGCCGCGACTTCCGCGGCGCCACGGTGGGCATCGTCGGCTACGGCAGCATAGGCCGCGCGACTGCGCAACTGGCCAGCGCCCTGGGCGCCAGAGTGCTGGTGCTGCGGCCTCAGGGCCAGGCCGACGGCTTTGCCACCGAGGCCGAGCTGCACCGCCTGCTGCCCCAACTCGACATCCTGAGCCTGCACTGCCCGCTGACCGAGCGCAGCCGGGGCCTGATCGGCGCACGCGAGCTGGCCCTGCTGCCACGCGGCAGCCTTCTCATCAACACCGCGCGCGGCCCCGTCGTGGATGAGGCCGCACTCATCGACGCGTTACGCAGCGGCCAACTCGGCGGCGCCGGCCTGGACACCTTCGATACCGAGCCCCTGCCCGCCACCCACCCACTGGCAACACTGGCCCAGGTGCTTCTAACTCCCCATGTGGCCGGCGTGACGCGCGATGCAGGCCTGCAGGTCGCCACCATGACTGCGCAGAACATCGTGGACCATCTGACCCACACCGCACTGCCCGCCCTCCACCGGGTCGCCTGA
- a CDS encoding FAD-binding oxidoreductase, translating into MTEISKISPTQLLESLRAIVGDKACLDASADMQPFTTDYRKLYHGKALAVVLPATTEQVSEVLALCSRNHIPVVPQGGNTSLMGGAVPDAAGDAVVLNLRRMNQVQEIDSVNDTMTLQAGVTLQAARAAAETAGRLFPLRIGSEGSCQIGGNLSTNAGGTAVLRYGNMRDLTLGIEAVLPDGRIYSSLRGLRKDNTGYDLKQLFIGSEGTLGIITAAVLKLMPLPSATAVAWVAVKDPHAAVQLLTEAKRIAGQAVTAFELISGPALSLVLESMPQWSSPLPEAHDWMVLIELSSGGDAQTLDATLMRILEEGMAGGLINDAAIAASIADAQAFWRLREEISDAQTREGGSIKCDISIPLSKVADFIAQASTQVLEMAPDARMVIYGHMGDGNVHFNPLRPKHASAAQFLSEHYVSVSRMVDGLAHQQNGSISAEHGIGVAKRDDLLLCKTPVELELMWQIKQALDPKNLLNPAKVLPAPSAAS; encoded by the coding sequence ATGACTGAAATTTCCAAGATCTCCCCCACACAACTCCTCGAAAGTCTGCGCGCCATCGTCGGTGACAAGGCCTGCCTCGATGCCTCGGCCGACATGCAGCCCTTCACCACCGACTACCGCAAGCTCTACCACGGCAAGGCCCTGGCGGTGGTGCTGCCGGCTACCACCGAGCAGGTCAGCGAAGTGCTGGCGCTGTGCTCCCGCAACCACATCCCTGTGGTGCCGCAAGGTGGCAACACCTCGCTCATGGGCGGTGCCGTGCCAGACGCCGCCGGTGATGCCGTGGTGCTCAATCTGCGCCGCATGAATCAGGTGCAGGAGATCGATAGCGTCAACGACACCATGACGCTGCAGGCCGGCGTCACGCTGCAGGCCGCGCGCGCTGCAGCCGAAACCGCCGGCCGCCTGTTTCCGCTGCGCATAGGCTCCGAAGGTTCATGCCAGATCGGCGGCAATCTCTCGACCAATGCCGGCGGTACGGCCGTGCTGCGCTACGGCAATATGCGCGACCTGACCCTGGGCATCGAGGCCGTGCTGCCCGATGGACGCATCTACTCCTCGCTGCGCGGCCTGCGCAAGGACAACACCGGCTACGACCTCAAGCAACTGTTCATTGGCTCCGAAGGCACGCTGGGCATCATCACTGCCGCCGTGCTCAAGCTGATGCCGCTGCCCAGCGCCACGGCGGTGGCATGGGTCGCCGTGAAAGACCCGCATGCGGCCGTCCAGTTGCTGACCGAAGCCAAGCGCATTGCCGGCCAGGCGGTCACGGCTTTTGAGCTGATTTCAGGCCCGGCGCTGAGCCTGGTGCTGGAGTCCATGCCGCAGTGGAGCTCTCCCCTGCCCGAAGCGCACGACTGGATGGTGCTGATCGAGCTGAGCTCGGGTGGCGATGCCCAGACTCTGGATGCCACGTTGATGCGCATCCTCGAGGAAGGCATGGCTGGAGGCCTGATCAACGACGCAGCCATCGCTGCCAGCATCGCCGACGCCCAGGCTTTCTGGCGGCTGCGCGAGGAGATTTCGGACGCCCAGACGCGCGAGGGCGGCAGCATCAAATGCGATATCTCCATTCCTTTGTCCAAGGTGGCGGACTTCATCGCGCAAGCATCGACCCAGGTGCTGGAGATGGCACCCGACGCACGCATGGTGATCTACGGGCATATGGGCGATGGCAATGTGCACTTCAACCCCTTGCGCCCCAAGCATGCTTCGGCTGCGCAGTTCCTGTCCGAACACTATGTATCCGTCTCGCGGATGGTGGACGGACTGGCGCACCAGCAAAATGGCTCCATCTCGGCCGAGCATGGCATAGGTGTGGCCAAGCGCGACGACCTGCTGCTGTGCAAGACACCCGTGGAGCTGGAGTTGATGTGGCAGATCAAGCAGGCACTGGATCCGAAAAACTTGCTCAATCCCGCCAAGGTGCTGCCGGCACCAAGCGCTGCGTCGTAA